A genomic segment from Flavobacterium inviolabile encodes:
- the ligA gene encoding NAD-dependent DNA ligase LigA, with translation MDVLQTIQALREELNKHNYNYYVLDNPTISDYEFDVKLKELQELEAKHPEYFDENSPTQRVGGAITKNFETVLHESRMYSLDNSYSKEDLLDWEKRAQKILGDVPLEYTCELKYDGASISITYENGKLKRAVTRGDGFQGDDVTNNVKTIKAVPIQLKGDFPPKFDIRGEIILPFAGFEKMNLELIEIGESPYSNPRNTASGSLKLQDSSEVAKRPLDCLLYSLIGSNLPFASQFEGLEKARQWGFKVPKQAQLAKSMDDVFAFIDYWDIHRHDLPYETDGVVVKINSLQYQDELGYTAKSPRWAIAYKFKAEQVATRLLSIAYQVGRTGAITPVANLEPVQLAGTIVKRASLHNADQIQKLDIRVGDEVFVEKGGEIIPKIIAVDLDKRPQDSEPTIYIHSCPECETELVRKEGEAQHYCPNFYGCPPQIIGRIQHYISRKAMDIEGLGGETVALLFNNGLVKNYADLYELKKEQIIPLERMAEKSADNLINGIEKSKEVSFERVLFALGIRYVGETVAKKLAKHYKSIDAIAKATLMDLVLVDEIGEKIAQSVVEFFENTENSITIERLRGFGVQLEMGAHHDTTVSDLLAGKTFVVSGVFEKFSRDDLKKAIEDNGGKVGSSISKKTDYVIAGENMGPAKLEKASQLNVKIISEDDFIAMLNG, from the coding sequence ATGGACGTTTTACAAACTATTCAGGCTCTCAGAGAGGAGTTAAATAAACACAATTATAACTATTATGTTTTGGATAACCCTACGATTTCTGACTACGAGTTTGATGTAAAACTAAAGGAACTCCAGGAACTTGAAGCAAAACATCCGGAATATTTCGATGAAAATTCTCCGACACAGCGTGTGGGCGGGGCGATTACCAAAAATTTCGAAACCGTATTGCACGAATCCCGTATGTATTCGCTGGATAACTCGTATTCCAAAGAAGACTTACTGGATTGGGAAAAAAGAGCCCAGAAAATATTGGGTGATGTACCTTTGGAGTACACCTGCGAGCTAAAATACGACGGTGCTTCAATTAGTATTACCTACGAAAACGGAAAGCTGAAACGCGCGGTAACCCGCGGTGACGGATTCCAGGGGGATGATGTGACAAACAACGTTAAAACCATAAAAGCGGTTCCGATTCAGCTAAAAGGAGACTTTCCTCCGAAATTCGATATCAGGGGGGAAATTATCCTGCCTTTTGCCGGATTTGAAAAAATGAACCTGGAACTGATCGAAATAGGCGAATCACCCTATTCAAATCCCAGAAACACGGCTTCAGGCAGTTTAAAACTACAGGACAGCTCGGAAGTGGCAAAACGACCGCTGGACTGCTTGCTGTACTCGCTAATTGGTTCCAACCTGCCGTTTGCTTCCCAGTTTGAAGGACTGGAAAAAGCCCGTCAATGGGGGTTTAAAGTCCCGAAACAGGCGCAGCTGGCTAAAAGTATGGACGACGTTTTTGCGTTTATTGATTATTGGGACATCCACAGACATGACCTGCCGTATGAAACGGACGGTGTGGTAGTAAAAATAAACAGCCTGCAGTATCAGGATGAGCTGGGCTATACGGCCAAATCGCCGCGCTGGGCAATTGCCTATAAATTCAAAGCCGAACAGGTTGCAACACGATTGCTGTCTATTGCCTACCAGGTGGGAAGAACCGGAGCTATTACTCCGGTGGCAAATCTCGAACCGGTACAACTGGCAGGAACCATAGTGAAAAGAGCGTCCTTGCACAATGCCGACCAGATCCAGAAACTCGATATCCGGGTGGGTGATGAAGTTTTTGTGGAAAAAGGAGGCGAAATAATCCCTAAAATCATAGCGGTTGACCTGGACAAACGTCCGCAGGATTCAGAACCGACAATTTATATTCATAGCTGTCCCGAATGTGAAACGGAATTAGTACGGAAAGAAGGAGAAGCACAGCATTATTGTCCGAATTTCTATGGCTGTCCGCCGCAGATTATCGGGCGTATCCAGCATTATATTTCCCGAAAAGCCATGGATATTGAAGGTTTGGGAGGAGAAACAGTTGCCTTGCTGTTTAATAACGGCCTGGTGAAAAACTATGCGGATTTGTACGAACTGAAAAAGGAACAGATCATTCCTTTGGAGCGCATGGCGGAAAAATCGGCTGACAACCTGATTAACGGTATCGAAAAATCAAAAGAAGTTTCCTTTGAACGAGTACTGTTTGCTTTGGGGATTCGTTATGTTGGCGAAACGGTTGCCAAAAAACTGGCAAAACACTATAAATCGATAGATGCGATTGCTAAGGCTACGCTGATGGATTTGGTGCTGGTGGATGAAATCGGGGAGAAAATAGCGCAAAGTGTTGTGGAATTCTTTGAAAACACGGAAAACAGCATCACTATTGAGCGATTACGGGGATTTGGGGTGCAGCTGGAAATGGGTGCGCATCACGATACGACCGTTTCGGATCTGCTGGCCGGAAAAACATTTGTGGTTTCGGGTGTTTTTGAAAAATTTTCCAGGGATGATCTGAAAAAAGCGATTGAAGACAACGGTGGAAAAGTGGGCAGTTCGATCTCTAAAAAAACCGATTATGTTATTGCGGGCGAAAATATGGGGCCGGCAAAACTGGAAAAAGCCAGCCAGTTGAATGTAAAGATTATCAGTGAGGACGACTTTATTGCGATGCTCAACGGTTAG
- a CDS encoding DUF6495 family protein, giving the protein MKYTRLTKEQLEELHPEFTNFLATQSVDKAEWDKIKETNPEVAEQEIDVFSDLIWEGVLTNAKYLEHYSKNHIFLFHCSEIHMQTIVIHSLVAEADFLSKDGLEWLSDNLFTDNVEIQRGQKVFAGERNDEIFNLIQQGTILSDGELYKQMENILEQ; this is encoded by the coding sequence ATGAAGTATACCAGACTAACAAAAGAACAGCTGGAGGAATTGCACCCGGAATTTACGAACTTTTTAGCAACTCAATCGGTAGATAAAGCCGAATGGGACAAGATAAAGGAAACCAATCCGGAAGTGGCAGAACAGGAAATTGATGTCTTCTCCGATTTGATCTGGGAAGGCGTACTGACGAATGCAAAATACCTGGAACATTATTCCAAAAATCATATTTTCCTGTTTCATTGCAGTGAAATCCACATGCAGACAATTGTAATCCATTCTTTGGTAGCAGAAGCCGACTTTTTGTCAAAAGACGGACTGGAATGGCTGAGCGATAATTTGTTTACCGATAATGTGGAGATCCAGCGGGGACAAAAAGTATTTGCCGGTGAACGGAATGATGAAATTTTTAACCTGATTCAGCAGGGAACTATCCTGAGTGATGGCGAATTGTACAAGCAAATGGAAAATATTCTGGAGCAGTAG